TTTATATACTTATTTTATCAGATTTTTGTTTATTTTATGAAAAAATATTACGCGAATAAAATATAAGGGTCTTACCTGCAGCAGAGATGTGCAGGTAAGACCCTTTGTTACTTGGCGTTAGTTCCTCCTAAACATGCAACTGTCTTACTGAACAGTAGGTTCGGCCACTTGTTGCTCAGTTTGTTCAGCTTGCTGCTTAAGTTGCTGCTCAACTTGTTGTTCAACTTGTTCTTCTACTTCGCTTGGAGCAGGAAGTCTACCTTTTCCTTTTCCTTTTCCCTTACCTTTATTCGGTTGCAGCACTACATCTACAACGACTGCCTTTTTAATCGAAGGCACCTTTACAGAAGATACATAAACGGTAAGATACACTGGCTTTTTCTGTTTTTTCTTTGGCAATTTTACTAGGAAGCCATCGTTGTCGATCAAATCAGGGTTAGAGCTTTCTACCACTTTATAAGTAATTTCATCTGTTTCATTCGGTAGCTTCAACACTTGCTTATTCAATTCGCTTACATTGACAATCTTTGCAGAGAAATCATCGGCTGCTTCGTTAACTAATTCCCTGATGTCTTCACGGTCTTCTTCATCAACTGGACCTTGAATGGAAATAGCACTCCAAGCCTCATATTTAATTTTTATATCTTCCTCTTTTTCAACTGGATTCTCTGGATCATACTGATATCCAAAGATTCTTACTTTATATTTTCCGTTTTCCGGCTTTGTCAGTTTACCAGTTTTTGTACTTACATACTCCCCAGTTAGATTTTTAAAGGAAAGCTTTCCTGGTTTCAATAACTGAAGATTTCCTTTTTTGTCTGTCTTCTTCTCTACAGCCATTGTACCTAGCTTCTCGTCATTTAGACCCCAAATCTGTAGCTCAATGAGATTAATATCCTTTGCCTGCAAATCGGCAGATGCAGAGAAAGTGAGTGAATCCGGATTAACCTGAGTGCTGGAGAGCTTAAAGCTATCAAAACCGAATTTGTTTTCTTCTCTTTCATCACCTACATGAATAACAAACGGCAGATGCAAGTCAGGGTGTCCATCCTGGCTCTTCAGACGAACTTCACCTTCATATACGCCGTCCTTTACTTTTTTCTTAGCCTCTATCTGCAAATTAAATTGTAGGGACTTTCCAGGTTTTACGGTGAAGTCATCCTCTGACAGCTTCACTTTCAGGTTGTCCACATTAGTAGTTGTTGCTGGTTTTCCTGGTACAGACGTTACCTTTTCGTGCATAATAACTTCTGCTTCGTATTCAACCTCTTCATCGGAAGTATTTTTTAATTGAAGAGTTCTAACTAATGGTTTTTTCATGTCTCTGGAAACTAAGCCAAAGCTAACATTTGTTCCGTAGTTGGTAACATACTTTTCATTCATGTTTTTATCTAGGATTTTGGTCTTTTCAACTGTTTGTAGCAGAGCTGGTGTTTTTAGCGCTGCCAAACCATCTACACGACCAGAACCTTGGGAATACACATCATATAGAACACCATTGCCATCCTTGATTTCAACAGCAGTATTAGCCATAGCCGCCTTTACATCAAATGGCGTCCAATCTGGGTGAGCCTGTTTTAAAAGCAATACTAGACCTGCTACATGCGGTGTCGCCATACTTGTACCGTTTAGGCGTTGGTATGCATGATCGTAATTCGCATCTGGGAAATCCTTTTTCCATGTTGGCTTAGCTGACAGGATACTTACCCCTGGAGCCGAAACATCTGGCTTAATTGAGTACTCATCATCCATAGCTGGTCCACGCGAACTAAAGTCAGCCATTAGATCGCCTTTTTCTTCCGTCTTAGGATACTCGCTGCTAAACGTAATGGTAGCTTTGCTTGGATCAGCTTGAATTAGCTTCACCAATTCACGGCCTTCTTTTCCTTTCATATCAAAGGTAGGAATTGCATCCATTTGATCGCCAAGATAGGAATTAAAGTAATCGTCACGACCTACCGGATCTGGATCCGCAATGCCGTCTCCATTTGCATCATTGCCATTATAAATAATAATCGCTTTTGCTCCCGCTTTTTTCGCACTGGAGATCTTGTCCACAAAGGGTACTCCACCGCGTGAAACTAAGACCACTTTTCCCTTCACATCTACTTTAGCAAAATCAGAATTCATTCCTAGGTTAGCAAATACAAGCGAGAGGGCATCTGTACCCACTATCTTCGCAAAATCATTTAGACCTGTTTCATAACTTGCTACTTTAAATTCATAGTTTTTACCGAAAGAGGTAGTAGCTGTACTGGTATACAACTCTACTGGTGGCGTAGTTGCTCCTACAGAAATAACTAACTTAGCTCCTGCTGGAGATCCGGCTGTATAATAATATTGATTTGGATTATTATTAGCAGCATTTCCGTTAGCTACCACTGGAATAACCCCAGCCAATACAGCATTATTTAATGCGATAGCATCAGGTGAGTCAGGGCTCTTTTCCAAATCAGAGCCTAACGACAAATTGATAACATCCATGCCATCTTTAACAGCACGTTCAATTCCATCAATTACTTGAGCCGAGCTTCCGCCATGTCGTCCTAATACACGGTATGAATAAAGGTCAGACTCATAGGCAATTCCACGAACATGAACATCAGATGTTTTATTGGAAGCTCGTCCCACAATTGTGCCAGCTACGTGAGTACCGTGATGTGAGCCTTTATAACCTTTCCCCTCTGGATCTTCTTCAACTGGGATTGGCTTTTGCTCATATGGGTCATCATCATCGTCGTAGGAGTCATAACCACCTTTATAGGCATCCTTTAAGTCAGGGTGCAAATAGTCCACACCGGTGTCAATAACACCTACTTTTAAGCCTTTTCCCGTGTAGCCTAGCTTCCACATCTCAGGTATTTTCATTGCTTTCAGAGGGTTCGCGTCATAATGTCCTGGTGGTAGATCGGCTGTCTCAGATACAACCTCTACCTCTGGTTGGGAATAGTAGTTAATGTTGTTATAAACAGCTTTTACATTAGGCAGTTCAGCCAGCTTAGGGATTTCATTTGCAGGCAGAGTCACTACCATTCCATTAAATACTTCTTCAAACTTCTTCTCGATATCTACATCAAGGCCCTTGTCTTCAATAAGTCCTTCAAAATCATCCTGATCATCAGATACTAGTGAACGGGCTTCTCTTTCAGAACTTTTCGACTTTCCTTTCGTTACAACAACTGGGTCAGCTTTTAATTGGACAATAACCGTGACCATTTTAGAAGACTTGGTATCCAAAGCAGGAGATATGTACGCAGGGCCAGTAGAAACTTCCTCATCAGTTTCCCCCGTTACCTTTGCCTTTGTTAACTCGTTAACGTCTAATAGGGCGTCCAATTCTAGACCTTCTTTTGGAGTCGCCGCCATAACATTATACGGGATAACTCCTAGCAACAAGCTAGTAGCTAGTGCTATTGATGTAATCTTTTTCGGTTTTCGTAACAACTATGATCCCTCCTAAAAATAATAAATTTTAAAAAAATATAATGGCATACTGAGTTTTCTAAAAAATCAGTACATATTAATTTCTCTATATTTTTCTTTATTCCTTTAGGCCTAAAGTCATGTTTTTACAAAATTTAAAAAAACTGCCCTTCCGTATAATTGTCTATACGTTAAAGGGCAGTCATTTTTAATTTTTTTATGGTAAAATTTGTATTTTGAATAACGTTTATTGAAGAGCTTGCGGATTATCTGTACCCAAGAAATCCTCGTAAATACGCTCCCATACCACTTTGAATTCCATTTTTTCATTATCCGGAATTTCTTGGAAACGTTCAATCGGCTCTTCTAGGTATGGTGTTAATTTGATCAAGACTTCTGTTAGCATATTATCGTTAATGCCTCCTAGAATTTCCTTGATCTCATTTTTGGATAACGAGAATTCATTCTCTTCTTTTTCATGTAGATACATTACTAACTGGCTAAATACTGGATGAATCAACGACTCCAAACGAATGTGATACAAAGCGAACATTTCATCATCACGAAGCTCGAATGTATCTACTACTTCTGGGAAGGGATCTACTGGTACATCTAGGCTTGTTCCTTTATCAATTACTAGTCCCCACTTAATGAACATATCTAACGCTTCCTGAGCTGTTGCCGGATACTCATAGTTAGAACGCTTCAAAAAGTTAGCGTACTTCTCCAATAGAGCCACATAGTTTTCATAGTTCTCTTCGTCATGGAATTTATTTTTATCCAATGTATCGAAAGTTCCTTCCAATGCTCTAGTAGAATAGATGGACTTTAACATTTCTTCTTTTGTCTCTAGCTTGCTCACCGCATAGCAAACGGCTTTAAACAATACGTTCATCTCATGAGAGAACACGGTGCTCCAGCCATGCATGTCATAGCCTTTCGGAATAATAATATCGTCGCTACCTTTTGTGCGAAGATCTTGTATCGTTTGCATATTACACTCTCCTTATCCACAACTGCGTTTCACAGAGTACCTCTTAGTAATCCTCAAGTACATTAGGTTTATTATACACATAACTAGAGGCAGATTTCCAACTTCCAAAAGAAAATCCCCAAGCATATTAAAATGCCTGGGGATTTTCGCTTACTTGTGGCGTGCCACATCTAAACGTACAACTGCGCGTTGTAGGGCATACTCAGCGCGATGAACGTCAAGATCTGGAAACTTCTCATTGAGACGTTTTTCGGCACGTTGTTTTGCTAATTCTGCACGAGCTGCATCAATGTCTGTTGATTGCTCTGCTGCTTCTGCTAAAATCGTTACCTCTTGGCCGCGAACTTCCATGAAGCCGCCGCTAACTGCGATTACGGTCTCTTTGTCGCCTTCTTGCTTAATCCGAACAGGAGCAATTTTTAACGGAGTCACTAGCGGCGTATGGTTAGGAAGAATACCTAACTCACCTTCAACGCCTCGTGCAATGACCATTGTGGCTTCTCCGCTATAGACAACCCGTTCAGGAGTAACGATCTCTATTACCATTTTGCTCATTACCGTCTCCCCTTTCAGGGTTGTCTTACTTCATGTTCTTTGCTTTTTCAACTGCTTCTTCAATCGTACCTACAAATAGGAAAGCTGACTCTGGCAAATCATCATGTTTACCATCAAGAATTTCTTTAAAGCTACGTACAGTCTCCTTAACTGGTACATATTTACCAGGGAATCCAGTAAATTGTTCAGCAACGTGGAAAGGCTGGGACAAGAAACGTTGTACACGGCGTGCGCGCGCTACGGTTTGTTTGTCCTCATCGCTCAACTCATCCATACCTAGGATCGCGATGATATCTTGCAATTCCTTATAACGTTGTAGGATTGTCTGTACGCCACGAGCTACTTCATAGTGTTCTTGACCTACAATGTCAGGTGCTAGTGCACGAGAAGTAGAAGCTAGCGGGTCAACCGCTGGATAGATACCCAACTCGGAAATACCACGATCCAGGTTAGTTGTTGCATCCAAGTGAGCAAACGTAGTAGCAGGTGCTGGGTCAGTATAGTCATCCGCTGGTACGTAGATCGCTTGAATAGAAGTAACAGAACCTTTTTTCGTGGAAGTGATACGCTCTTGCAAGCTACCCATTTCAGAAGCAAGTGTTGGTTGGTAACCTACCGCAGATGGCATACGTCCAAGAAGGGCGGATACCTCAGAACCAGCTTGCGTGAAACGGAAAATGTTATCGATGAACAGAAGTACGTCACGGCCTTCTTCATCACGGAAATACTCAGCCATTGTAAGACCAGTCAGTGCGATACGTAGACGTGCACCTGGTGGTTCGTTCATTTGTCCAAATACCATCGCTGTTTTAGCGATAACACCGGAATCCTTCATTTCGTGGTAAAGGTCATTACCCTCACGAGTACGCTCACCTACACCAGCGAATACTGAGATACCGCCGTGCTCTTGCGCGATGTTATTGATCAATTCCTGAATTAGTACGGTTTTACCTACACCCGCACCACCAAATAGACCAATTTTACCACCTTTTACGTATGGTGCTAGCAAGTCAACAACCTTGATACCTGTTTCTAGGATCTCAGTAGAAGTTGCTTGGTCTTCATAAGCAGGTGCTTGACGGTGAATCGGATCACGACGAGGAACATCGTTCATTTCTACTTCGTCGATTGGATCGCCTAATACGTTAAATACACGGCCCAATGTAACTTCACCTACAGGTACAGAAATTGGTGCACCTGTGTCGATTGCTTCGATACCACGGATTAAACCGTCTGTAGAAGACATCGCAACTGTACGAACTTGGTTATCTCCCAAATGAAGCGCAACTTCACATACTAGATCAATGTCGCGTTCCCCGGAGCTTTGTGCTTTATAAGAAATTTTGATCGCATTATAGATAGCAGGCAGGTGACCATTGTCGAATTCAATGTCAACAACCGGTCCCATTACCTGAACTACGCGCCCTTTCGCCATCTTAAATCTTCCCTCCTAAAAGCTAATTGGAAGCCTTTATAACTGTCTTTGTTATACTTGTGAGTTCGCACCCGCAACAATCTCGGAGATTTCTTGCGTGATGGCTGCCTGACGAGCACGGTTATAGAAGAGTGTCAAACGATCGATAATATCAGATGCATTATCAGTCGCATTACCCATCGAGGTCATACGCGCTCCGTGCTCTGAAGCTTTTGCATCCAATACAGCACTATAGATTAGCGTTTCTGCATATTTTGGCAAAAGCACTGCGAGAACCTCTTCTGCAGAAGGCTCATAATCATAGTTAACTGTAGAGGCCTGTGAATCCGATTCAATTGATTGAAGTGGCAACAGGCGTTTCACCTGTGGAACTTGCGAGATAGCAGATTCAAATTCGTTATAGCAGAGATAGAGTTCGTCGATCTGTTCTTCCGCATATAATTTAACTGCTGTGTACGCAATTTGCTTAATGTCAGAAAAACTAGGGTTTTCCGGCATTCCAACTACCTCTTCAATAACAGGATAGTTACGTTTCACAAAGAAATCGCGGCCTTTGCGTCCGATAACAAAGATCGCATACTCATCTTTAGATTTATGCTTTTCGTTAGCCGCCTGAAGAACCTTACGGATGATATTCCCGTTATATCCTCCTGCGAGTCCACGGTCAGAAGTAATTACGATATATCCTGTCTTCTTCACCGGACGGGTTTGAAGCATCGGATGTTTAAAGCCAGTGCTTCCTGCGGCAATACTTGCTACTACCTCTTGAACCTTTTGAGCATACGGGCGAGCCGCTTGCGCTTGGTCTTGGGCACGGCGAAGTTTTGCAGTAGACACCATCTTCATCGCTTTCGTGATCTGACGCGTGTTTTTAACGCTTTTTATACGTCGTTTTACTTCACGAATACCTTGAGCCACTCATTTTCACCACCTTGGGAAATGCATGCTGAATTCTTCTGAACCCAGCATGCACAAAATCTATCGATGCCGAAGATTAACGGCTTGGAGCAAAGCCTTTTTTAAACTCTTCGATCGCTGCTCCTAATTCTTTTTCATCCGGTAATTCGTTTGTTGTACGGATATGTTCGAACAACTGTGGTTTATTGGAGTCGATGAAGGCAAGCAATTCTTTTTCGAAACGACGAACGTCTTCCACAGCAATTTCGTCTAGGAAGCCTTTTGTCGCAGCGAAGATAGAGATAACTTGCTTTTCAACAGGCATTGGTTGGTATGAAGGTTGTTTTAGGATTTCAACAACACGCTCACCACGAGTCAAACGAGCTTGTGTTGCTTTATCCAAATCGGAACCGAACTGCGCAAACGCAGCCAACTCACGATATTGTGCCAAGTCCAAACGAAGTGGACCAGCTACTTTTTTCATTGCTTTAATCTGTGCGGAACCACCTACGCGGGATACAGAGATACCTGCGTTAACCGCTGGACGTTGACCTGCGTTAAACAAATCGGTTTCCAAGAAGATCTGTCCATCTGTGATGGAGATAACGTTCGTTGGAATGTACGCAGATACGTCAGAACCTTGAGTCTCGATGAAAGGAAGTGCTGTTAGAGAACCAGCTCCTAGTTCATCAGATAATTTGGCTGCACGCTCTAACAAGCGGGAATGCAAGTAGAATACGTCACCAGGGTATGCTTCACGACCTGGAGGACGGCGAAGCAATAGGGACAACTCACGATAAGCTGCCGCTTGTTTAGATAAGTCATCATAAATACATAGGACATGTCCGCCCTTGTACATGAAATACTCACCCATTGTTACACCCGCATAAGGAGCTAGATACAGCAATGGAGCTGGATCAGAAGCTGTAGCGGAAACAACGATTGTATAATCAAGAGCACCATGCTTACGAAGTGTTTCAACTACGCCAGCAACTGTTGATTGCTTTTGACCAATGGCAACGTAGATACAAATCATGCCGTTACCCTTTTGATTGATGATGGTATCCAAAGCAACAGATGTTTTACCTGTTTGACGGTCACCGATGATCAACTCACGCTGACCACGACCGATCGGTACCATGGAGTCAATAGCTTTAATACCTGTTTGCAATGGCTCATGAACGGATTTACGTGCCATTACACCAGGAGCATTGTTTTCGATAGGACGGAATTCCGTAGTCGCAATTGGACCCAATCCGTCAATCGGTTGACCAAGTGGGTTAACTACGCGACCTAATAGCGCTTCCCCTACTGGTACTTCCATTACACGGCCAGTACGTTTAACCGTGTCACCTTCTTTAATGTCACGGAAAGCTCCAAGGATAATTACCCCTACGTTATCGCTTTCCAAGTTGAGTACCATACCCATAACGCCGTTTTGGAACTCAAGAAGCTCACCGGCCATTGCTTTTTCCAAACCATGTACGCGCGCAATACCGTCACCAACAGTGATAACCGTACCTACGTCAGCGATTTCGATCTCAGCTTTATAATTAGCGATGCGCTCTTTGATGAGCGAGCTAATTTCTTCAGGTCTGATTGCACTCACTTACGATTCACCCCATTCAACCCAGCGTCTTATATTTGATGCGCAAAATGCTCTAATTTCGTTTTCAAGCTACCGTCATATAAACGATCGCCAATCTTCACAACGACTCCACCAATAATAGTAGGGTCTATTACGCTTTCGAAGCGTAGCTTTTTATTCAGCATTTGACCAAACTGAATAGCAAGCTCTTCTAATTCTTCCTGGCTCAGTGGTTTAGCTGTAGTAACAACGGCATCCGCAAAGCCACGTTTATCGTTGGCCATTTCTACGTATGCTCTGGTTATTTCTGCGAATTCACTTTCACGTTTGTTGTCTACTAACGCAAAAAGAAAGTTGATTACTTCCTGCGAAGCTTTTCCTTTGAAAAGCTCCTCCAGCAACTCTTTCTTAGAAGCAACGGCAATTCGAGGATGCGTAAATAATTTATGGAAGTCAGGTACCTGTTTTAATGCTTCAGCAAGGTCTTTTAACTCACCTTCAATTTGATCAATGAGTCCACGCTCTTCTGCAATCTCAAACAGAGCACGCGCGTAACGTTTTGCTAATGCTCCACTCATAAGCGATCCCCTACTTGTTTCAGGAACTGATCAATCGTGGATTTTTGTGTAGCTTCATCCAATTCTTTTTCAATAATTTTAGAAGCCAACATAACAGATAGACTTGCCATTTGCGTACGTAGTTCTTCTTTAGCTTTCTCTGTCTCGCGAGCAATTTCTGCACTTGCTTCCGCTTTCAGACGAGCTGCCGTTTCTTCTGCCTCTTTCTTAATACGCGCTTCTTCTTCTTGTGCTTGACGAGTTGCACGCTCAATTAGAGCTTTTGTTTCTTGACGAGCTTCTTCTAACAAGCGGCGTTGTTCAGCTAGTAGTCCTTCCGCTTCTTTACGGTTACGTTCTGCTGCTTCAATTTCTGATGCAACGTATTGACGGCGTTTTTCCATGATTTGTGTTATAGGGCCAACTGCAAATTTCCTAACAACTAAAAGAAGTATCAGGAATGCGAGTACTTGAAAGAGCATCGTGCCCCCTTCAAGGGTTACCGCTCCAAACTCTAGCATGCTATTCACTCCTTCCTGGTTCAGAAGAGTATTTTAAGTAATGATAAAAAATCAATGATCTTTTACTGTTGCATAAACAAGGCGAAGGCCTAGCCTGCTAGCCTTCGCCCCGTAAAATTACATTTGGGAGTAAAGAATGAAACCAACCGCAACCGCGATGATAGGCACCGCTTCAACAAGACCTACCCCTAGAAGCATAAGACCCATCAAGCTACCACGAGCTTCTGGTTGACGTGCAACACCTTCAATTGTGCGAGAGATAACTAGTGAGTTACCGATTGCTCCACCTAATGCAGCTAAACCAAAGATAATACCGATTGCTAAAGCCAAAGTATTCATTAAAATAATCCTCCTCAAGTTTCTGTTGATTAAAAATTAGTGACCATCATTCGTTTTCTGCGAAATATATATGATTGTAAGGGTCGTGAAGATATAAGCTTGAACTGCCCCTACGAAGACGGAATAACCAAGCCACGCTAATAATGGGATACTACCAATAAAGACACCGGTGCTCATTAAGAAGGCAATCAAAACTTCCCCGGCAAAAATGTTACCAAATAGACGGAGTGGAAGTGTTAATGGCTTAATGACCAGTTCTTCAAGGATATGGAGTGGGTTAAGAAAATGCTTCAGGTACGTACCTAGCCCATGACGTCGAATATCCACGTATTGAGAGTAAAGAAGGATAGTAAGCGCCAGCGAGAAGGTCACACTTGCAGCAGCCGTTGGAGACTTCCACCATGCGATGTGTATACCATGTCCACCTGGTTCAAGTGCATGTTCCACTTTTTCGATTTTCTTAGCCTGAGCCTCAGGAGTCCCAGAAATCGTCAACATCTCAACAACTTGTTCGTTAACTACCTTGTTTTGAGCAGGGTCGTTGTGATGCAGCGTAACTACGTTAAGACCTAGCCCTAACCAGTTCCCTAGAATGATATAGAGAAAAACTGTTACAGCAAGTGTAATAAACCTTGCAGCCGTTTTTGCATCCATAACCGATCTTGCCAAGTTATTGATGAAATCGACAATCCACTCTAGAAGGTTTTGCCTTCCACCTGGAACACCTGTCGTTAATTGACGAGATAAAACAACCAGTAGGACAAAAACCAAAATAGCTGTCAACGTAATCATAAGCATGGTCGGAATATCGAATACGAGTCCACCGAGCTTAAATTTTAATGACCAATGATCCAAAATTTGTTCACCCCTTTCCCTCAAAAAATACTTCCTTAGTCAACCTTTTAAGAGCTTACTCTTTATTCTACCTCTTAACTTGTTGAAAAACAGTTAACAAATATTGAACTAATCATCTATTTTTAAGATTGTAATACACAAAAATAATCGAAAACACTTGAAATACTAGCAGTCCAATAATAACTCCCATAATTTGAAACAATTCTGGAAATCTTAGGGCTATAAAAACTGCTATAATTGTAACTGCAAACCTCTGCACCATTCCTATTCCCTTGGTTTTTCCTATATTACCAGTAATTTTCCATACCTTCAGATAAAGGAGAAGTCCATTGATAAGACTTGCAAAGCTACCCAACAGTAATGACTGAAAAAACAATCTATAATCAGGTAGGAGAAACCATAGAACCCCGATAAGGGCAATAGACCATAAAACACAGCGGATGATATTACGTACGGCAGTATAGAATGTTTGCATGTTACATCTCCCTACAGATAAGGACGTATCATTTGGTATACGCTTACAATACCTACGCCCAACCCTAGAAACAGCCCGACAATCATGAGCCAAGGAGCCGTATGTAACCATTCATCTAAATACTGTCCAAATAAGACTCCGGCTATGATACATATTGCTAGATCTGCTCCAATCATGCTTACTAATCCGATAGCTTTCCATGGGTTATTTACCTTTTTTGACAAGTTCGCTTCTCCCTTCAGACAGAAATGGAAGAGCTTGGTTGACACCTTAACATATTAACGAAGATTTATCTACATTGTCAACTTGTCGAACTGTAGGACACAAATTTTTCACAATTTGTCTATATTATTTTGATTATTGTTGAAATTCCTTGACCGCCACCTATGCATAAGGTAGCTAGACCATAGCGAGAATCGCTTCGTTTCAACATTTCATGGACAAGACTAACCAGAACGCGAGCCCCGCTTGCTCCAATTGGATGACCAAGGGCAATCGCTCCTCCGTTCACGTTTAGCTTCTCTCGATCAAGGCCTAATTCCTTCCCAACCGCTATTGCTTGTGCCGCAAAAGCCTCATTGGCTTCAATCAGATCTATTTGATCTATAGAAAGCCCCGCCTTCTTTAGAGCCTTTTCTGTAGCCGGTACTGGGCCTAGTCCCATTACTTGCGGATTGACTCCAGCGCTTGCATTGGCAACTATTGTAGCTAAAGGCTTAATCCCCAGCTCTTCTGCCTTTGCATAAGACATTAAGACTAGTGCTGCAGCTCCATCATTAATTCCTGAGGCATTTCCTGCCGTGACGCTCCCGTCCTTTTTAAAAGCAGGTCGCAGTTTAGCTAATGCATCCACCGTTGCACCTGCTCGCGGGAACTCATCTTGCTCAAACAAAATAGCCTCTCCCTTTTTTTGCGGGATAGTGACAGGGACGATCTCATCTAAAAAACGTCCTTCTTGAATCGCTTTGTTTGCCTTTTGTTGGCTCCAAGCCGCAAATTCATCCTGTTCTTCTCGGCTTATCTGATAACGTTCGCAAAGATTTTCAGCTGTTATTCCCATATGATAATCATTAAAGGCACACCAAAGCCCATCGCGGATCATGGAGTCTACGACCTTCTGATCACCCATGCGATACCCGTCTCTGGCCCCTTCTAATAAATAAGAAGCCTGACTCATATTTTCCATACCACCTGCAACTACCACATCTGCTTCTCCAGACACGATAGCCTGATAAGCTATATGTACAGCTTTTAATCCTGACCCGCAGACTTTATTAATAGTCAATGAGGGTTTCTCCTCACCAATGCCTGCTAGCATGGCCGCCTGACGCGTTGGGTTTTGCCCAAGCCCCGCCTGTAATACGTTCCCCATCACGACCTCGTCTACATGCTGTTTATCAAGACCTGCTTTGGCAAGTGCCGCTTCAATCACTACTGCTCCTAATCTAGTTGCGCTTACAGAAGATAACTTTCCTTGAAAACTACCGATGGCAGTGCGCACAGCACTGACAATAACTACATCGCTACCTTTCATCATATCCACTCCTTAAAAACATCAGATCGTAAGCTTTAGTTAGTTAATTTTGCCACTTGTGAATCTTCAGTCTTTTGATAACAATAATTAGTAACTAAGCTATATATTACCATATTTTTAAGGAGACAGATATCCCTTAGATTATCCTATTTATAAGTTTCCCATTATTACTATAGTAGAAATAACCAAAAAGTAAACAGGTAACTTTTAGAATGAAATCG
The nucleotide sequence above comes from Brevibacillus laterosporus LMG 15441. Encoded proteins:
- the atpF gene encoding F0F1 ATP synthase subunit B; the encoded protein is MLEFGAVTLEGGTMLFQVLAFLILLLVVRKFAVGPITQIMEKRRQYVASEIEAAERNRKEAEGLLAEQRRLLEEARQETKALIERATRQAQEEEARIKKEAEETAARLKAEASAEIARETEKAKEELRTQMASLSVMLASKIIEKELDEATQKSTIDQFLKQVGDRL
- a CDS encoding acetyl-CoA C-acetyltransferase, coding for MKGSDVVIVSAVRTAIGSFQGKLSSVSATRLGAVVIEAALAKAGLDKQHVDEVVMGNVLQAGLGQNPTRQAAMLAGIGEEKPSLTINKVCGSGLKAVHIAYQAIVSGEADVVVAGGMENMSQASYLLEGARDGYRMGDQKVVDSMIRDGLWCAFNDYHMGITAENLCERYQISREEQDEFAAWSQQKANKAIQEGRFLDEIVPVTIPQKKGEAILFEQDEFPRAGATVDALAKLRPAFKKDGSVTAGNASGINDGAAALVLMSYAKAEELGIKPLATIVANASAGVNPQVMGLGPVPATEKALKKAGLSIDQIDLIEANEAFAAQAIAVGKELGLDREKLNVNGGAIALGHPIGASGARVLVSLVHEMLKRSDSRYGLATLCIGGGQGISTIIKII
- a CDS encoding AtpZ/AtpI family protein yields the protein MSKKVNNPWKAIGLVSMIGADLAICIIAGVLFGQYLDEWLHTAPWLMIVGLFLGLGVGIVSVYQMIRPYL
- the atpE gene encoding F0F1 ATP synthase subunit C, which codes for MNTLALAIGIIFGLAALGGAIGNSLVISRTIEGVARQPEARGSLMGLMLLGVGLVEAVPIIAVAVGFILYSQM
- the atpB gene encoding F0F1 ATP synthase subunit A, which codes for MRERGEQILDHWSLKFKLGGLVFDIPTMLMITLTAILVFVLLVVLSRQLTTGVPGGRQNLLEWIVDFINNLARSVMDAKTAARFITLAVTVFLYIILGNWLGLGLNVVTLHHNDPAQNKVVNEQVVEMLTISGTPEAQAKKIEKVEHALEPGGHGIHIAWWKSPTAAASVTFSLALTILLYSQYVDIRRHGLGTYLKHFLNPLHILEELVIKPLTLPLRLFGNIFAGEVLIAFLMSTGVFIGSIPLLAWLGYSVFVGAVQAYIFTTLTIIYISQKTNDGH
- a CDS encoding F0F1 ATP synthase subunit delta; the protein is MSGALAKRYARALFEIAEERGLIDQIEGELKDLAEALKQVPDFHKLFTHPRIAVASKKELLEELFKGKASQEVINFLFALVDNKRESEFAEITRAYVEMANDKRGFADAVVTTAKPLSQEELEELAIQFGQMLNKKLRFESVIDPTIIGGVVVKIGDRLYDGSLKTKLEHFAHQI
- a CDS encoding ATP synthase subunit I translates to MQTFYTAVRNIIRCVLWSIALIGVLWFLLPDYRLFFQSLLLGSFASLINGLLLYLKVWKITGNIGKTKGIGMVQRFAVTIIAVFIALRFPELFQIMGVIIGLLVFQVFSIIFVYYNLKNR
- the atpA gene encoding F0F1 ATP synthase subunit alpha, which gives rise to MSAIRPEEISSLIKERIANYKAEIEIADVGTVITVGDGIARVHGLEKAMAGELLEFQNGVMGMVLNLESDNVGVIILGAFRDIKEGDTVKRTGRVMEVPVGEALLGRVVNPLGQPIDGLGPIATTEFRPIENNAPGVMARKSVHEPLQTGIKAIDSMVPIGRGQRELIIGDRQTGKTSVALDTIINQKGNGMICIYVAIGQKQSTVAGVVETLRKHGALDYTIVVSATASDPAPLLYLAPYAGVTMGEYFMYKGGHVLCIYDDLSKQAAAYRELSLLLRRPPGREAYPGDVFYLHSRLLERAAKLSDELGAGSLTALPFIETQGSDVSAYIPTNVISITDGQIFLETDLFNAGQRPAVNAGISVSRVGGSAQIKAMKKVAGPLRLDLAQYRELAAFAQFGSDLDKATQARLTRGERVVEILKQPSYQPMPVEKQVISIFAATKGFLDEIAVEDVRRFEKELLAFIDSNKPQLFEHIRTTNELPDEKELGAAIEEFKKGFAPSR